From Carbonactinospora thermoautotrophica, the proteins below share one genomic window:
- a CDS encoding sulfate adenylyltransferase subunit 1, with translation MAQRAAWAAEPSTTASTDLLRLATAGSVDDGKSTLVGRLLHDSKAVLADQLEAVERASRDKGLEEADLALLTDGLRAEREQGITIDVAYRYFATGRRRFVLADTPGHVQYTRNMVTGASTAELAVVLVDARNGVVEQTRRHLAVAALLRVPHVVLAVNKMDLVAYSEDTFAAVADEFGALAAALGVPEVTAIPLSALRGDNVVTPSPNMDWYGGPTLLEHLESVPVSVDPASQPARFPVQYVIRPQTDAYRDYRGYAGQLASGVLRPGEEVVVLPAGLRTTIAGIDRLGETDVAVAVAPQSITVRLADELDVSRGDLIAPVDDVPQVTQDVEATVCWLSDRPLHPGARVLLKHTTRVVKAIVKEIDHRLDITSLDRQPAPALEANDIGRIVIRTASPLALDPYVANRKTGSFLLIDDQDGLTLAAGMVGDPLSDMGALT, from the coding sequence ATGGCGCAGCGAGCCGCATGGGCGGCCGAGCCGAGCACGACCGCCAGCACCGACTTGTTGCGCCTGGCCACCGCCGGGTCGGTCGACGACGGCAAGTCCACGCTGGTCGGCCGGCTGCTGCACGACTCCAAGGCGGTGCTCGCCGACCAGTTGGAGGCCGTCGAGCGGGCCTCCCGCGACAAGGGCCTGGAGGAGGCCGACCTCGCGCTGCTCACCGACGGCCTGCGGGCCGAGCGCGAGCAGGGCATCACCATCGACGTCGCGTACCGGTACTTCGCGACCGGGCGGCGCCGGTTCGTGCTCGCCGACACGCCCGGGCACGTGCAGTACACCCGCAACATGGTCACCGGCGCGTCCACCGCGGAGCTGGCCGTGGTGCTGGTGGACGCCCGCAACGGGGTGGTCGAGCAGACCCGCCGGCACCTGGCCGTGGCGGCGCTGCTGCGGGTGCCGCACGTGGTGCTCGCGGTGAACAAGATGGATCTGGTCGCCTACTCCGAGGACACCTTCGCGGCGGTGGCGGACGAGTTCGGCGCGCTGGCCGCCGCGCTCGGGGTGCCGGAGGTGACCGCGATCCCGCTGTCGGCGCTGCGCGGGGACAACGTGGTCACCCCGTCCCCGAACATGGACTGGTACGGCGGGCCGACCCTGCTGGAGCACCTGGAGAGCGTGCCGGTCAGCGTGGACCCGGCCAGCCAGCCGGCCCGGTTCCCGGTGCAGTACGTGATCCGGCCGCAGACCGACGCCTACCGCGACTACCGCGGCTACGCCGGGCAGCTCGCCTCGGGCGTGCTGCGCCCCGGGGAGGAGGTGGTCGTGCTGCCGGCGGGGCTGCGCACCACGATCGCGGGCATCGACCGGCTCGGCGAGACGGACGTGGCGGTCGCGGTCGCGCCGCAGTCGATCACCGTCCGGCTCGCCGACGAGCTGGACGTCTCCCGCGGCGACCTGATCGCGCCGGTGGACGACGTACCCCAGGTGACCCAGGACGTCGAGGCCACCGTGTGTTGGCTGTCCGACCGGCCGCTCCACCCGGGCGCCCGCGTGCTGCTCAAGCACACCACCCGGGTGGTCAAGGCGATCGTCAAGGAGATCGACCACCGGCTCGACATCACCAGCCTGGACCGCCAGCCCGCGCCCGCGCTGGAAGCCAACGACATCGGGCGGATCGTGATCCGGACCGCGAGTCCCCTCGCGCTCGACCCGTACGTGGCCAACCGCAAGACCGGCTCGTTCCTGCTCATCGACGACCAGGACGGCCTCACCCTCGCCGCCGGCATGGTCGGCGACCCGCTGTCCGACATGGGCGCCCTGACCTGA